From a single Apium graveolens cultivar Ventura chromosome 2, ASM990537v1, whole genome shotgun sequence genomic region:
- the LOC141707754 gene encoding uncharacterized protein LOC141707754 codes for MEDEMPNTMNLDLNLGPVVNPDEEIGSGESMNLEEWLGRPVNRLRETFMRQRASRPRAGQRWRSVWRPVPIPPETRDLALELMAGAGLELGEGSVAPEERPSEETKLCDINNGYLENEALGKKDNDEKGNGDEGSFFDCNICLDLAREPVVTCCGHLFCWPCLYRWLHLHSDAKECPICKGEVTLKNLTPIYGRGNNKQEPEGESSLKIPKRPQGRRVESWRQAFQRNAFTIPMEEMIRRLGNRFDLSRDVAQGNPRNSGSPRVSPERSSNLLLNRFLTSRGMRREQNVGLPSEEAVDLTQTSPTNSEVVESLQIPRRSHPHRAAVISNFTSALSSAERLVESYFRNHPIENVDDRDSVSSIAAVIQSESQTVDTAVEIDSRVSLSTSSSRRRHDASRISDVDSGDSRAPRRRRLN; via the coding sequence ATGGAAGACGAGATGCCTAATACGATGAATCTTGATTTGAATTTGGGGCCTGTGGTGAATCCTGATGAGGAGATTGGGTCTGGTGAATCGATGAACTTGGAGGAATGGTTGGGTAGGCCGGTGAATAGGCTGCGAGAGACCTTTATGAGGCAGAGAGCTTCAAGGCCGAGGGCTGGTCAAAGGTGGCGATCGGTTTGGAGACCGGTTCCTATTCCTCCTGAGACGAGGGACCTTGCGTTGGAGTTAATGGCGGGTGCTGGTCTGGAATTGGGTGAGGGAAGTGTTGCCCCTGAGGAAAGACCTAGTGAGGAAACTAAATTGTGTGATATTAATAATGGGTATTTGGAAAATGAGGCATTGGGAAAGAAGGATAATGACGAAAAAGGGAATGGTGATGAAGGAAGCTTTTTTGATTGTAACATATGCTTGGACTTGGCTAGGGAGCCAGTAGTGACATGTTGTGGTCACCTGTTTTGTTGGCCTTGCCTGTATCGGTGGTTACACCTTCACTCTGATGCTAAGGAATGCCCCATATGCAAGGGAGAGGTTACCCTGAAGAATTTGACCCCTATTTATGGTCGGGGGAATAACAAACAGGAGCCAGAAGGAGAATCAAGTCTTAAGATCCCCAAGAGGCCTCAAGGACGGCGGGTTGAGAGCTGGAGGCAAGCTTTTCAGAGAAATGCATTCACTATTCCAATGGAGGAAATGATTCGGCGTCTTGGAAATAGATTTGATTTAAGCCGGGATGTGGCACAAGGAAATCCTCGAAATTCTGGCAGCCCACGTGTATCACCTGAGAGAAGTAGTAACTTACTACTAAATCGTTTTCTGACCTCTAGAGGAATGCGGAGAGAACAGAATGTAGGTTTACCATCAGAGGAAGCTGTTGACTTGACACAAACTAGTCCTACTAACTCAGAGGTAGTGGAAAGTCTACAAATTCCTCGAAGATCACATCCACATCGAGCTGCAGTTATATCCAATTTTACATCTGCATTGAGCTCTGCTGAAAGACTAGTTGAGTCTTACTTCCGCAATCATCCTATAGAAAATGTTGATGATCGAGATTCTGTATCAAGTATTGCTGCTGTGATACAGTCAGAAAGTCAGACAGTTGATACTGCAGTTGAGATAGATTCCCGAGTGTCACTTTCTACTTCGTCATCAAGAAGAAGACATGATGCTTCTAGAATCTCAGACGTTGACAGTGGAGATTCTCGTGCCCCTAGAAGAAGGCGGCTTAATTGA